From Elusimicrobiota bacterium, the proteins below share one genomic window:
- the plsY gene encoding glycerol-3-phosphate 1-O-acyltransferase PlsY, whose translation MMITLWIVAIGGYFLGAIPSGFLIAKYAKGIDIRRHGSGNPGAANVYRTCGKIPGFATAIGDILKGFLPVYLAVSIEPELTWFHLLVGALAIIGHNWTVFLGFKGGKGVATSAGVCVCLLPIPTLCATGAFLLGAALTNHISVGSMLAAVVLPATSLALGSPPSLAIMSVIIGAVILIRHISNMKRLLTGRELLFAKKT comes from the coding sequence ATGATGATCACCTTGTGGATCGTTGCCATCGGCGGCTATTTTTTGGGGGCCATCCCCTCGGGATTTCTCATCGCCAAATACGCTAAAGGCATCGATATCAGGCGCCACGGCTCAGGCAATCCGGGCGCAGCCAACGTTTATCGCACCTGCGGGAAAATCCCCGGGTTTGCGACGGCCATCGGCGATATCCTCAAAGGATTCCTTCCCGTCTACCTGGCCGTCAGCATCGAACCGGAATTGACCTGGTTTCATCTGTTGGTCGGGGCCTTGGCCATCATCGGCCACAATTGGACCGTCTTTTTAGGTTTTAAAGGCGGCAAGGGCGTAGCCACGAGCGCCGGAGTCTGCGTCTGCCTTCTGCCTATACCGACCCTATGCGCGACCGGCGCTTTTCTGCTGGGAGCGGCGCTGACGAATCATATCTCGGTCGGTTCCATGCTGGCCGCGGTTGTTCTGCCGGCGACCAGTTTGGCCCTGGGCTCTCCGCCGAGCTTAGCCATTATGTCCGTTATTATCGGAGCGGTCATTCTGATCCGCCATATCTCCAATATGAAACGGCTCCTGACCGGCCGAGAACTTCTGTTCGCCAAAAAAACCTAA
- a CDS encoding CDP-alcohol phosphatidyltransferase family protein, with product MTLANKITIIRIALTPFFLIFLIYSHYVPALIFFLASAITDGLDGFFARKRRQITKIGSFLDPLADKAFLIPTYVSFVLVGAIPKWLFVLLICRDFAILLGWLLWLIKEQELKANPRLSGKMTIATQMIFFVLVMSKLAFPNLETPMFNMILEFLMYIIASITFVSFADYLALGTKTLAAKTQ from the coding sequence ATGACCTTAGCCAATAAAATCACCATCATCCGCATCGCGCTGACGCCGTTTTTTCTGATTTTTCTCATTTATTCGCACTATGTTCCCGCCCTGATTTTCTTTTTGGCCAGCGCCATCACGGACGGGCTCGACGGTTTTTTTGCGCGCAAACGCCGTCAAATCACCAAAATCGGCTCTTTTTTGGATCCCCTCGCGGACAAGGCGTTCTTAATTCCGACTTATGTCTCCTTCGTGCTGGTCGGCGCCATCCCGAAATGGCTGTTCGTTCTTCTTATCTGCCGGGATTTTGCTATTCTTCTGGGTTGGTTGCTCTGGTTGATCAAAGAACAAGAATTAAAAGCCAATCCGCGCTTGTCCGGAAAAATGACCATTGCCACGCAAATGATTTTCTTTGTTCTGGTCATGTCAAAATTGGCTTTCCCGAATTTGGAAACCCCCATGTTCAATATGATTCTTGAATTTCTTATGTACATCATCGCGTCGATCACCTTCGTTTCATTCGCGGATTATCTGGCCCTGGGCACAAAAACCCTGGCCGCCAAAACACAATGA
- the hflX gene encoding GTPase HflX, with the protein MPLRETLRPLEKVILVGLLTKKTGFDDDSLDELERLVESAGGAAVKKIIQKRMARDPALLIGKGKTEEIAAMVRRLDIHTVVFDEELTPTQQRNLEEAIGTKIIDRTRLILDVFAQRARTKEGILQVELAQSTYMLTRLSGRGAGLSQQLGGIGARGPGERALEYDRRRIRVKIQNIKKQLAGVQQERETQRAQRLAEGIAQAALVGYTNAGKSSLLNKMLGPHQNGSAAAYADDRLFATLDPLTKRIYLPGGLPLLVTDTVGFIRKLPTHLVASFRATLEEIRWADCLIIVDDPMDSESEIQKRRKAVDTILGEFKVDDYPALRLFTKADLLTPDEKRYLAKRYPEHLLVSSKTGEGFDQLMKRIENLLIGTWPKSKLRIRAKDGHLVSLLYKLGRVIEFKTDRQGDYRVYWQAPAAQIKKLQGMAGP; encoded by the coding sequence ATGCCGTTAAGAGAAACGCTGCGCCCGCTGGAGAAGGTCATTCTGGTCGGGTTATTGACCAAGAAAACCGGGTTCGATGATGATTCTCTCGATGAGCTGGAACGCCTGGTTGAAAGCGCCGGAGGCGCAGCCGTTAAAAAAATTATTCAAAAACGCATGGCCAGGGACCCGGCCCTCTTAATCGGCAAGGGTAAAACCGAAGAAATCGCGGCCATGGTACGGCGATTGGATATTCACACCGTTGTTTTTGATGAGGAATTGACGCCCACCCAGCAACGCAATCTCGAAGAGGCCATCGGAACGAAAATTATCGACCGCACGCGCCTGATTTTGGACGTTTTCGCTCAACGCGCCCGCACCAAGGAAGGCATTTTGCAGGTTGAGTTGGCGCAAAGCACCTATATGCTGACCCGCCTTAGCGGGCGGGGAGCCGGGCTCTCTCAGCAGTTGGGCGGCATTGGGGCCAGGGGTCCCGGCGAACGCGCTTTGGAATACGACCGGCGGCGCATCAGGGTCAAAATCCAAAACATCAAAAAACAGCTGGCCGGCGTCCAACAAGAGCGGGAAACCCAGCGCGCCCAACGCCTCGCCGAAGGCATCGCTCAAGCCGCGCTCGTGGGCTACACGAACGCGGGGAAATCGTCGCTGTTGAATAAAATGCTCGGCCCTCATCAAAACGGCTCGGCGGCCGCCTACGCTGATGATCGACTTTTCGCCACGCTCGATCCTTTGACCAAACGGATTTATCTTCCCGGCGGCCTGCCGCTCTTGGTGACCGACACCGTGGGTTTCATCCGAAAACTGCCGACTCATCTGGTGGCCAGCTTCCGGGCCACGCTTGAGGAGATTCGCTGGGCGGACTGCCTGATCATCGTTGATGACCCGATGGACTCGGAATCCGAGATTCAAAAACGGCGCAAAGCCGTGGACACGATTCTGGGTGAATTCAAAGTCGACGATTACCCGGCCCTTCGCCTCTTCACCAAAGCCGACTTATTAACCCCGGACGAAAAACGCTACCTCGCCAAACGCTACCCGGAGCATCTCCTCGTCTCCTCGAAAACCGGGGAAGGCTTCGATCAATTGATGAAGCGAATCGAAAACCTTTTGATCGGTACCTGGCCCAAGTCCAAATTGAGAATCCGGGCCAAAGACGGGCATCTCGTTTCTCTTCTCTACAAACTCGGCAGGGTGATCGAATTTAAAACCGACAGACAGGGGGACTATCGCGTTTATTGGCAGGCGCCTGCGGCGCAGATTAAAAAACTCCAAGGAATGGCCGGACCATGA